A genomic stretch from Edaphobacter aggregans includes:
- a CDS encoding Eco57I restriction-modification methylase domain-containing protein, with the protein MSLNPTRARQHLQHGDLRSLFIEDLGWDHHESGVEITVSDEQISLRGLAQKRGMIAYQYATSAGQSLPAYSQRRKIEHQIAKVAHEHLIVFTDTANHTQIWQWVKRESGKPAACREHTFHTSQQGEALLQKLQAIAFTLEEEERLSLTDVTRRTRAGFDVERVTKRFYDRFQKEHKAFLKFIEGITERTDHEWYASVMLNRLMFVYFVQRKGFLDGDRDYLRNRLKQLREEHGRDKFYSFYRYFLLRLFHEGLGGRKRTIDLEKLVGRIPYLNGGLFDIHELESPDRYGKTIQIPDEAFERIFDYFDQYQWHLDERPLRADNEINPDVLGYIFEKYINQKQMGAYYTKEDITEYICKNTVIPFLFDAARAECKVAFENPKGPTVWDLLKNDPDRYIYSAVRHGNDIPFPASIQDSLRSKTLQNAVSSEPARTVESRMAWNKQAPEAHALATENWREVIDRRSRYEELKRQLTDGVVSSINGLITRNLDIRQFAQDAIENCEGPDLLRAFWHSIQGVTILDPTCGSGAFLFAALNILEPLYEACLDRMEAFIEDLERSSEKHGPEKFSDFRKVLAQVAGHPNRRYFIFKSIILNNLFGVDIMEEAVEICKLRLFLKLAAQVEPDPSRENLGIEPLPDIDFNIRAGNTLVGYATYDEVTKAASSSFDFNHSMAKISSQAAELQQGFDVFREQQVGGDSSFPIEAKKQLRERLKALDDELNRRLATESGVSPADKQAYAKWLRSHQPFHWFVEFHGIMNRGGFDVIIGNPPYVVNTPEKVSYTIQSDRFVTYPCKNLYAIVFERSLNLAHSISSVGLIVQLTALSSEKMKPLQDLLIQRGFLVAPSFPRRPESIFDGVEMPVTILISRSEDKGMFTSRVSRFYTEQRSVALSVLSLTNHTARLQNHRIGKIGSELELGILAKVLTNKLQLESLTTEVSENALYYQEACRYWVKACKGYPFFRRNGESMRPPHGRTAFFQSREACAFAACLITSTLFYWFYSCFSDCEHINDSLLKGFNIPGSWNTADWVSIERRLAQSLKQHSRRKTINTKQGHKIEYDELDASTSKEILDDIDRELAHQYRLTEEELDFIISYDIKYRMGVVMEEEEQ; encoded by the coding sequence TCGCGGACTGGCACAGAAGCGTGGCATGATCGCGTATCAATACGCTACATCAGCGGGTCAGTCCCTGCCCGCCTATTCGCAACGTAGAAAAATCGAACACCAGATTGCCAAGGTCGCGCACGAACATTTGATTGTTTTCACTGACACAGCCAATCACACCCAGATATGGCAATGGGTGAAGCGGGAGAGTGGTAAGCCGGCAGCGTGCCGCGAGCATACGTTTCACACCTCACAACAGGGCGAGGCTTTGCTTCAGAAACTTCAAGCTATTGCTTTCACGCTTGAAGAAGAGGAGCGGCTGTCCCTCACCGATGTGACGCGACGAACACGCGCCGGATTTGATGTCGAACGTGTTACCAAGCGGTTTTATGACCGTTTTCAGAAGGAACATAAAGCGTTCCTGAAGTTCATTGAGGGAATCACCGAGCGCACCGATCACGAATGGTACGCGTCAGTTATGCTCAATCGGCTGATGTTTGTGTATTTCGTTCAGCGAAAGGGGTTCCTGGACGGAGACCGCGACTATCTTCGCAACCGGCTTAAGCAACTCCGGGAAGAGCACGGCCGGGATAAGTTTTATTCGTTTTATCGCTATTTTCTTTTGCGCCTTTTCCATGAGGGCTTGGGTGGCAGAAAGAGAACGATCGATCTTGAAAAGCTTGTCGGTCGTATCCCTTATCTAAATGGAGGCCTCTTCGATATCCATGAACTTGAATCGCCAGATCGCTACGGGAAGACGATTCAAATTCCAGATGAGGCCTTCGAGCGAATCTTCGACTACTTTGACCAGTATCAGTGGCACTTGGATGAGAGGCCGCTTCGAGCGGATAACGAGATCAACCCAGACGTTCTTGGGTACATATTTGAGAAGTACATCAACCAAAAGCAGATGGGCGCGTACTACACAAAGGAAGATATCACCGAGTACATCTGCAAGAATACTGTTATCCCATTCTTGTTTGACGCCGCCCGCGCTGAGTGTAAGGTAGCCTTCGAAAATCCGAAAGGTCCGACTGTTTGGGATCTGCTCAAGAATGACCCTGACCGTTATATTTATTCCGCTGTCCGTCATGGAAATGACATACCATTCCCGGCCAGCATTCAAGATAGTCTTAGGTCCAAAACTCTGCAGAATGCAGTTAGTAGCGAGCCTGCACGCACGGTCGAATCGCGCATGGCTTGGAATAAGCAGGCTCCAGAAGCGCATGCACTCGCCACAGAGAACTGGCGCGAAGTCATAGACCGTCGGAGCCGATACGAAGAATTGAAGCGTCAGCTCACAGATGGTGTAGTTTCTTCGATAAACGGCTTGATCACACGCAATCTGGATATCCGCCAATTTGCGCAAGACGCAATCGAGAATTGCGAAGGCCCCGATCTGCTTCGCGCTTTCTGGCATTCCATTCAGGGTGTGACCATCCTCGATCCGACATGCGGCTCTGGCGCGTTCCTGTTCGCAGCCCTCAATATTCTCGAACCACTCTATGAGGCGTGTCTCGACCGAATGGAAGCGTTCATTGAGGATCTAGAACGATCCAGCGAGAAACACGGTCCGGAGAAGTTTTCGGATTTTCGCAAGGTTTTAGCTCAAGTCGCAGGGCACCCCAATCGGCGTTATTTCATTTTCAAGAGCATCATCCTTAATAACCTTTTTGGGGTCGACATCATGGAGGAGGCTGTCGAGATATGTAAGCTTCGCCTCTTCCTGAAACTTGCTGCCCAGGTCGAACCAGACCCCTCCCGTGAAAATCTCGGGATTGAACCTTTGCCGGACATCGATTTTAATATCCGGGCAGGCAACACACTTGTTGGTTATGCCACATACGACGAAGTGACAAAAGCTGCATCTAGCAGTTTTGACTTCAATCATTCAATGGCGAAGATCTCTTCGCAGGCGGCGGAACTACAACAGGGATTCGACGTATTCCGCGAGCAGCAAGTCGGAGGGGATAGCTCATTTCCGATCGAGGCCAAAAAGCAACTGCGAGAGCGTCTCAAGGCCCTCGACGATGAACTTAACCGACGTTTAGCGACAGAAAGTGGTGTTTCACCTGCCGACAAGCAAGCGTATGCCAAATGGCTGAGGTCTCACCAACCGTTTCATTGGTTCGTTGAGTTTCACGGAATAATGAATCGCGGTGGATTTGATGTGATCATCGGAAATCCGCCATATGTAGTCAACACTCCCGAGAAGGTGTCCTATACGATCCAGTCGGACCGCTTTGTAACTTACCCCTGCAAGAATCTCTACGCCATTGTCTTCGAGCGTTCGCTGAACCTGGCCCACTCTATCTCATCTGTGGGATTGATAGTTCAACTGACGGCACTCTCTTCCGAAAAGATGAAGCCATTGCAAGACTTGCTGATCCAGAGAGGTTTCCTCGTAGCACCGTCTTTCCCGCGCCGCCCGGAATCAATATTTGACGGCGTGGAGATGCCGGTAACGATATTGATTTCTCGCTCAGAAGACAAAGGCATGTTTACTTCCCGGGTCTCGCGTTTTTACACCGAACAGCGATCTGTTGCGCTTAGCGTTTTGTCTCTAACTAACCATACCGCCAGGCTGCAAAATCACCGCATTGGGAAAATAGGGTCCGAACTGGAGCTCGGCATCCTTGCAAAGGTCCTAACGAACAAACTTCAGCTTGAATCACTCACAACTGAGGTGTCCGAAAACGCGCTTTACTATCAGGAGGCGTGTCGATACTGGGTAAAGGCTTGCAAAGGGTATCCATTTTTTCGACGTAACGGAGAATCGATGCGGCCTCCCCATGGACGCACTGCGTTCTTTCAGAGTCGTGAGGCCTGCGCATTCGCTGCATGTTTGATCACATCAACCCTGTTTTACTGGTTTTATAGCTGTTTTTCCGATTGCGAACATATCAACGACTCGTTACTGAAAGGGTTCAATATTCCCGGCTCCTGGAACACTGCGGATTGGGTGTCGATTGAGCGGCGCCTTGCACAGAGCCTCAAACAACACTCTCGTCGCAAGACTATCAATACGAAGCAGGGTCATAAGATCGAGTACGACGAACTGGATGCGTCGACGTCCAAGGAGATCCTCGATGATATTGACCGCGAGTTGGCGCATCAGTATAGGCTCACGGAGGAGGAATTAGACTTCATCATTAGCTATGACATCAAGTACCGCATGGGTGTCGTGATGGAGGAAGAGGAGCAATGA
- a CDS encoding DHH family phosphoesterase, which yields MLTLPFVDVLKNRGISDLDRFLVPSSWSDLPSPFDIEEIKPAVTQILHAIRSQRPIAIVGDSDCDGVLSTAILEATLRRLGAQPAVYLPHRDEGYGLSNEVVHRFSIDGTGLLITIDNGINAAGPVRLARRAVRHNGSGVCDCQAHS from the coding sequence ATGTTGACATTACCTTTCGTCGATGTCCTGAAGAACCGGGGCATCAGCGATCTCGATCGCTTTCTTGTCCCGTCCTCCTGGAGTGATCTGCCGTCTCCTTTTGACATCGAGGAGATAAAGCCTGCCGTCACACAGATCCTCCATGCAATTCGTTCGCAGCGACCGATCGCCATCGTCGGTGACTCCGATTGTGATGGTGTTCTCTCAACCGCAATTCTCGAAGCGACGCTACGCAGGCTCGGAGCTCAACCGGCCGTCTACCTTCCTCATCGCGACGAAGGCTATGGCCTTAGCAATGAGGTGGTACATCGGTTCTCTATCGATGGCACGGGTCTCCTCATTACCATTGACAACGGAATTAACGCAGCCGGCCCGGTCCGGCTTGCCCGGCGTGCTGTTCGTCATAATGGTTCAGGTGTCTGCGATTGCCAAGCGCACTCGTGA
- a CDS encoding PRTRC system protein C, giving the protein MALITTTLPREFILDGRKLADPNPAMSVDEVRTHYTGIYPALNNSSYEEQLTERARTITFTTSIGHKG; this is encoded by the coding sequence ATGGCACTGATAACGACCACGCTGCCGCGTGAATTTATCCTCGACGGCCGAAAGCTGGCCGATCCGAACCCCGCAATGTCCGTTGATGAGGTACGGACTCATTACACCGGGATCTATCCGGCGCTCAACAACTCCTCCTACGAGGAGCAGCTGACCGAACGCGCCCGAACCATCACCTTCACTACTTCAATCGGGCACAAGGGTTAG
- a CDS encoding PRTRC system protein B, giving the protein MQAQISLSSTKSFELREALLIYRTDRDSERTGPSAFVTKHSIAVDPSGAPSLGAGSPIQEGDLLTLCAQLRSALPIEFLPSNVLVRSEDSITWWTPASMRRMFYAKEKSTEVAQLSGKRFPQPPLVFRARKRLLEVRALLRDERPNQQTALYRAPYWNVNDDGDVCLGTARVPSQATVDSLPRWESAFFESEFTHPNASKKLTEYPGGFVGLWRSLAEKRRFPAEFLAAANQTLHQFITS; this is encoded by the coding sequence TTGCAGGCACAGATCAGTCTGAGTTCCACCAAGAGCTTCGAGTTGCGTGAGGCTCTCCTTATCTATCGCACCGACAGAGACTCGGAGCGAACAGGGCCCTCCGCTTTCGTCACGAAACATAGCATTGCGGTCGATCCTTCCGGGGCCCCGTCTCTTGGCGCAGGATCCCCGATCCAGGAAGGAGACCTCCTCACGCTCTGTGCGCAACTACGCAGTGCGCTTCCGATCGAGTTTCTTCCCTCGAACGTGCTGGTCCGGTCGGAGGACTCCATTACGTGGTGGACGCCGGCATCCATGCGGCGGATGTTTTACGCGAAGGAAAAGAGCACCGAAGTTGCGCAGTTGTCGGGAAAGAGGTTTCCTCAGCCGCCGTTGGTCTTTCGCGCGCGCAAGCGTCTTCTCGAAGTCCGTGCACTCTTGCGGGACGAACGACCGAACCAACAGACGGCTCTCTACCGCGCGCCATACTGGAACGTAAACGACGACGGCGATGTGTGTCTCGGCACCGCACGTGTGCCTTCACAGGCGACTGTCGATTCGCTGCCGAGGTGGGAGAGCGCGTTCTTTGAAAGTGAGTTCACTCATCCCAATGCTTCAAAGAAACTGACCGAATATCCCGGCGGCTTCGTCGGACTGTGGAGATCGCTCGCCGAAAAACGACGATTTCCTGCAGAGTTTCTTGCCGCCGCCAACCAAACTCTCCATCAGTTCATCACCTCGTAA
- a CDS encoding single-stranded-DNA-specific exonuclease RecJ, with the protein MLLLPLVDVLKNRGISDPDRFLTPSSWNDLPSPFDIEGMGPAVTQILHAIRSQRPMTIVGDYDCDGVLSTAILEATLRKLGAQPTVYLPHRDEGYGLSNEVVHRFSIDGTCLLITIDNGINAAGPVRLARRLGIGVVIVDHHHIETRAEATAVWSEHFCAAGIAVLLSWALLETAGASEIGCFLAGLSRLAGIASIADCVPLTGPTRTLTRIGLGELAHTRHAGLRKMLTMAGVRDNEVPTSEQIAFRVAPRINAAGRVGHPNEALQMLNAVDPDRQVELALSLDCLNRERRKREKEALEELLPMVPSDVPKGLVIYGPHWKKGIAGILASRVRERYGVPSFVLVQDSRTGMAVGSGRSVEGFSLIDALRSCQSVLHRFGGHEQAAGVTLTVENIPAFRQQFEAFVCQHPPGLTEEPTAEADLDLESAGRVFHNQLRLLEPFGIGNPTPIFRIRDVSVRPASPGFAIIRQRNRELRARWSEPVKGRGAVLVALNGTSATIVRFHPE; encoded by the coding sequence ATGTTGCTATTACCTCTCGTCGATGTCCTAAAGAACAGGGGCATCAGCGATCCTGATCGCTTTCTTACCCCGTCCTCCTGGAACGATCTGCCCTCTCCTTTTGACATCGAGGGGATGGGGCCTGCCGTCACACAGATCCTCCACGCGATTCGTTCGCAGCGCCCGATGACTATCGTAGGTGACTACGATTGTGATGGTGTTCTCTCAACCGCAATCCTCGAAGCGACGCTGCGCAAGCTTGGAGCTCAACCAACCGTCTACCTTCCTCATCGCGACGAAGGCTATGGCCTTAGCAACGAGGTGGTGCACCGGTTCTCTATTGATGGCACTTGTCTCCTCATCACCATTGACAACGGAATCAATGCAGCCGGCCCGGTCCGTCTTGCGCGGCGCCTGGGGATTGGGGTGGTGATCGTGGACCATCACCACATCGAAACGCGAGCGGAGGCGACTGCCGTGTGGTCGGAACACTTCTGCGCTGCCGGTATCGCAGTCCTGCTTTCGTGGGCCCTGCTTGAAACCGCCGGGGCCAGCGAGATCGGCTGCTTTCTGGCCGGTCTGAGCAGACTCGCGGGGATCGCGTCGATCGCGGATTGCGTGCCGTTGACCGGACCTACGAGAACGCTGACGCGAATCGGCCTGGGCGAATTGGCCCATACCCGCCATGCCGGTCTTCGCAAAATGCTGACAATGGCAGGCGTTCGTGACAACGAAGTGCCTACCTCTGAGCAGATCGCCTTTCGCGTAGCGCCTCGTATCAATGCGGCTGGGCGCGTCGGTCATCCGAACGAAGCCCTTCAGATGCTAAACGCGGTGGACCCGGACCGACAGGTTGAGCTCGCTCTTTCACTCGACTGCCTGAACAGGGAACGGCGCAAACGAGAAAAGGAAGCGCTCGAGGAACTGCTCCCGATGGTACCGAGTGACGTTCCGAAAGGTCTGGTGATCTATGGTCCGCATTGGAAGAAGGGAATCGCGGGGATACTTGCCAGCCGGGTTCGGGAACGCTACGGTGTGCCGTCCTTCGTGCTCGTCCAGGACTCGCGGACGGGAATGGCGGTAGGCTCGGGTCGAAGCGTTGAAGGCTTCAGCCTGATCGATGCCTTGCGCAGCTGCCAATCTGTGCTTCACCGCTTCGGCGGACATGAGCAGGCAGCGGGGGTGACGCTCACAGTAGAGAACATCCCAGCTTTTCGGCAACAGTTCGAAGCGTTTGTGTGCCAGCACCCTCCCGGCCTGACTGAAGAGCCTACCGCAGAGGCGGATTTGGACCTCGAGTCGGCTGGACGAGTCTTCCATAACCAACTTCGCCTGTTGGAGCCATTCGGGATCGGGAACCCTACACCGATCTTCCGCATCCGGGATGTGTCGGTCCGGCCGGCATCTCCGGGTTTTGCCATCATCCGGCAGCGCAACCGGGAGTTGAGAGCTCGCTGGTCGGAACCGGTGAAAGGCCGCGGCGCCGTTCTCGTAGCGCTGAATGGCACCTCTGCCACGATCGTGCGATTTCATCCGGAATAG
- a CDS encoding PD-(D/E)XK nuclease family protein: protein MILLAFAILALLVGFVLLRRSQQRRRRLGLPNGDVFYQDHSGQPMAAVTLRSSAYGIHGKPDCLIRNAEGIIPVEFKKSAKPPAQGGVYPNHLIQVLAYIVLVRENYRERVPYGLVIYSGETARKVVPTDENLAWFATVVQEVRKSRFNNCADRSHNQKNRCRGCGVNASCDQSLWEIKERRPA, encoded by the coding sequence ATGATTCTCCTCGCGTTCGCAATCCTGGCCTTACTCGTGGGGTTCGTCCTATTGCGTCGGAGCCAGCAGCGGCGCCGGCGGCTCGGGCTGCCAAACGGCGATGTGTTTTACCAGGACCATTCCGGGCAGCCCATGGCCGCCGTGACCTTACGGTCCAGCGCATACGGCATCCACGGCAAGCCAGACTGCCTGATCAGAAATGCCGAAGGCATTATTCCTGTTGAATTCAAGAAGTCGGCCAAGCCGCCGGCACAGGGCGGCGTCTATCCCAATCACCTGATTCAGGTGCTTGCCTATATTGTGCTGGTGCGGGAGAACTACCGGGAACGAGTGCCCTACGGGCTGGTGATCTATAGCGGGGAGACAGCGCGCAAAGTAGTCCCAACCGACGAAAATCTTGCGTGGTTCGCTACTGTCGTGCAGGAGGTTCGTAAATCTCGATTCAACAACTGCGCTGACAGGAGTCACAATCAGAAGAACCGCTGTCGCGGGTGTGGCGTCAATGCGAGTTGTGATCAATCTCTGTGGGAGATCAAAGAACGCCGACCCGCATAG
- a CDS encoding vitamin B12-dependent ribonucleotide reductase, translated as MATNTVASAGISVKRVVSKEGIDPFDAVIWEKREARIDDAKGNSVFRQEDARVPANWSQTALNIVASKYFHGRIGTEEREKGVDELIPRVVSTIRAAGEQQGYFSSLETADSFQAELTMLLLGQYASFNSPVWFNVGCHTLEPENKAKSWHWDAARETVIQAAAGYSKPQCSACFINSVDDSMESILDLAKTEGILFKGGSGTGTNFSAIRASMESLSAGGTASGPLSFMRGYDAFAGVIKSGGKTRRAAKMAILDADHPDIEDFIHCKSREEKKAQALIASGYDGNGPDSEAYASIFYQNANNSVRVTDEFMRKAEEGGEWALTGRIDGKPVKTVRARSLLWSIAEETWRCGDPGMQFDTTINAWHTCPRSGRIAASNPCSEYMFLDDSACNLASLNLLRFVTDEAFNIALFQHAVRVLIIAQDILVDMAGYPTESIAIHSHDYRPLGLGYANLGALLMSLGLAYDSPEGRDMAAAITSLMGGTAYRTSAQVAAMTSELTAADPELKDTQSGAFPGYERNREPFLDVIRKHREAAEAMVLTATSVALTLRETAVSCWQEAERFGEQHGFRNAQVTVLAPTGTIGFMMDCDTTGIEPMLGVVIFKKMVGGGYLTLVNQTVSNALNRLGYSQEEIEVIREYIEENNMIEGAPGLHEEHLQVFDCAFRPSKGKRSIGWSGHIDMMAAVQPFLSGAISKTVNLPSEATVSDVAEAYLSAWRKGLKAVAIYRDGSKTSQPVSASASAVKTSVTSTSPADLSGPPAANRHRLQDERSAINHHFSIAGHEGYLTVGLYPNGQPGEIFVRMAKAGSTIAGLMECFGTVVSVGLQHGVPLKVLCDKLSHTRFEPSGWTGNEEMGYAKSIMDYLFRWMELRFLSGPQLPLFATKEAASGNADRVPNHTPDGISHFLHDAYEVGDAPLCSTCGSLMVRNGSCYKCANCGGTSGCS; from the coding sequence ATGGCCACTAACACCGTAGCGTCCGCGGGAATATCTGTGAAACGCGTTGTGAGCAAAGAGGGCATTGATCCCTTCGATGCCGTGATCTGGGAAAAACGCGAGGCACGCATCGACGACGCCAAGGGCAATAGCGTATTTCGGCAGGAGGACGCGCGGGTTCCGGCAAACTGGTCGCAAACAGCCCTGAATATCGTAGCCTCAAAGTACTTCCACGGCAGGATCGGCACCGAAGAGCGCGAGAAGGGTGTCGACGAGCTCATCCCCCGCGTTGTCTCCACCATTCGGGCGGCCGGGGAACAGCAGGGCTATTTCTCATCCTTGGAAACGGCCGATAGCTTCCAGGCCGAATTGACGATGCTCCTACTCGGCCAGTACGCGTCCTTCAACTCGCCGGTGTGGTTCAACGTAGGCTGCCATACGCTTGAACCCGAGAACAAGGCAAAGAGCTGGCATTGGGACGCGGCGCGGGAAACAGTCATTCAGGCAGCCGCAGGGTATAGCAAGCCACAGTGCTCGGCCTGCTTTATCAATTCTGTCGACGACTCAATGGAATCGATTCTTGATCTCGCCAAGACCGAGGGGATACTGTTCAAGGGGGGCTCGGGAACGGGAACTAACTTCTCGGCCATCCGCGCCTCAATGGAAAGCCTGTCAGCAGGAGGAACTGCCTCAGGACCGCTTTCTTTCATGCGTGGGTATGACGCCTTCGCCGGCGTGATCAAATCGGGCGGAAAGACCCGCCGTGCGGCGAAGATGGCGATTCTTGATGCCGACCACCCCGACATCGAGGACTTCATCCACTGCAAGAGCAGGGAAGAGAAGAAGGCCCAGGCCCTAATCGCTTCCGGTTACGACGGCAACGGTCCCGACTCTGAAGCCTACGCCTCGATTTTCTACCAAAACGCCAATAACTCGGTCCGCGTGACCGATGAGTTTATGCGCAAAGCGGAAGAAGGTGGTGAATGGGCTCTCACCGGCCGCATCGACGGCAAGCCGGTCAAAACCGTCCGGGCACGCTCGCTGCTGTGGTCGATAGCAGAAGAGACGTGGCGGTGCGGTGATCCCGGGATGCAGTTCGATACGACCATTAATGCGTGGCATACTTGCCCGCGGTCCGGTCGCATTGCCGCCTCCAATCCGTGCTCGGAGTATATGTTCCTCGACGACTCTGCCTGCAACCTGGCTTCGCTCAACCTGCTTCGCTTCGTCACCGACGAAGCATTCAACATAGCCTTGTTCCAGCATGCGGTACGCGTGCTCATTATCGCCCAGGACATCCTGGTCGATATGGCGGGATATCCGACCGAATCCATTGCCATCCACTCCCACGACTACCGACCGCTGGGTCTGGGATATGCGAATCTCGGAGCGTTGTTGATGAGCCTCGGGCTCGCCTATGATTCTCCCGAAGGCCGGGATATGGCTGCGGCCATTACCTCGCTGATGGGCGGAACCGCATACAGAACATCAGCACAGGTGGCAGCGATGACATCGGAGTTGACGGCTGCAGACCCGGAGTTGAAGGACACGCAGAGCGGCGCGTTTCCCGGCTATGAGCGGAATCGAGAACCATTCCTCGATGTGATCCGCAAACACCGCGAGGCCGCGGAGGCGATGGTTCTCACCGCAACTTCGGTGGCTCTGACGCTGCGGGAGACGGCCGTTAGCTGCTGGCAGGAGGCAGAACGCTTTGGCGAGCAGCACGGCTTTCGCAATGCGCAGGTCACGGTCCTGGCCCCGACTGGCACGATCGGATTCATGATGGATTGCGACACCACGGGCATTGAACCTATGCTCGGTGTAGTCATCTTCAAGAAGATGGTGGGCGGCGGATATCTCACCCTGGTCAACCAGACGGTCTCGAACGCCTTGAACCGGCTAGGTTACTCACAAGAGGAGATCGAGGTGATCAGGGAGTATATCGAAGAGAACAACATGATCGAGGGCGCGCCGGGACTTCACGAGGAGCACCTGCAAGTGTTTGATTGCGCATTCCGACCATCCAAGGGCAAACGTTCGATCGGCTGGAGCGGTCATATCGACATGATGGCGGCGGTGCAGCCCTTCCTGTCTGGGGCGATCTCGAAGACGGTAAATCTGCCGTCTGAGGCAACCGTCTCTGATGTCGCAGAGGCATACCTGTCTGCCTGGCGCAAGGGACTGAAGGCGGTCGCAATCTATCGCGACGGCTCGAAGACCTCCCAGCCAGTCAGCGCGTCCGCTTCGGCTGTCAAAACGAGTGTCACGTCGACGTCTCCGGCCGACCTTTCAGGCCCTCCGGCGGCGAACCGTCACCGTTTGCAGGACGAACGCTCGGCCATCAACCATCACTTCTCCATCGCGGGTCACGAAGGCTACCTGACTGTCGGACTTTACCCCAATGGGCAGCCGGGCGAGATCTTCGTGCGCATGGCCAAAGCAGGTTCGACGATTGCTGGCCTTATGGAATGCTTTGGTACGGTGGTGTCTGTCGGCCTGCAACACGGAGTGCCGCTCAAGGTCCTGTGCGACAAACTCTCCCACACCCGGTTCGAGCCCTCCGGCTGGACCGGCAATGAGGAGATGGGCTACGCCAAATCCATCATGGACTACCTCTTCCGCTGGATGGAGCTGCGCTTCCTGTCAGGACCGCAGCTGCCTCTGTTCGCCACGAAAGAGGCGGCCAGCGGGAATGCCGACAGGGTGCCAAACCACACCCCTGACGGCATCTCCCACTTCCTCCACGATGCGTACGAGGTAGGCGATGCGCCGCTGTGCTCAACTTGCGGCTCACTTATGGTTCGTAACGGTAGCTGCTACAAGTGCGCAAATTGCGGCGGTACTAGCGGATGTTCTTGA
- a CDS encoding PRTRC system protein E: MFRELSPLLTRRSLVLTVSSIGEGRIRLTITPRPTDKDESREVIQPLAVEGTAEELDTDLAKALIDYTAEHLTLARSLEQVKANMEAALKEAKEEAAKKVADAKRAIKPASTKTAMAPAPEVSKPAPPSLFDAPKEPTANPSAAKKQVADDDEDDDSDIPSPGAAVQPSMFDTQSEENEILKEAFYGTDNDHAAA, translated from the coding sequence ATGTTCCGAGAATTGTCGCCTCTACTGACCCGGCGCAGCCTGGTCCTCACCGTATCGTCGATCGGCGAGGGCCGCATCCGCCTCACGATCACTCCGCGTCCCACCGATAAGGATGAATCCAGGGAAGTGATTCAACCCCTCGCCGTCGAAGGAACCGCCGAAGAGCTCGATACCGATCTGGCCAAGGCCCTGATCGACTATACGGCGGAACACCTGACGCTTGCCCGTTCGCTCGAGCAGGTCAAGGCAAACATGGAAGCGGCACTTAAAGAAGCCAAGGAAGAAGCAGCGAAGAAGGTCGCAGATGCGAAGAGGGCCATCAAACCAGCTTCGACAAAGACCGCCATGGCCCCTGCGCCCGAAGTCAGTAAGCCTGCGCCTCCAAGCCTGTTTGATGCCCCCAAGGAGCCTACGGCCAATCCGTCGGCGGCGAAAAAGCAGGTTGCAGACGACGATGAGGACGATGATTCGGATATTCCTTCACCCGGGGCGGCGGTGCAGCCCAGCATGTTTGACACCCAAAGCGAGGAAAACGAAATTCTGAAGGAGGCATTTTATGGCACTGATAACGACCACGCTGCCGCGTGA